The following coding sequences are from one Devosia yakushimensis window:
- the sucC gene encoding ADP-forming succinate--CoA ligase subunit beta, with protein sequence MNIHEHQAKELLKSYGAPVAAGVAIFSADEAEAAAKSLPGPLYVVKSQIHAGGRGKGKFKELGPDAKGGVRLAKTIDDVVAFSKEMLGNTLVTKQTGEAGKQVNRLYIEDGADIARELYTSLLVDRTTGRVSFVISTEGGMDIEAVAHDTPEKIIAVDIDPTTGVTEANIAEIVAALKLDGDAKADAAKLFPILYKAFTDTDMSLLEVNPLIVMTDGHLRVLDAKVSFDNNAAFRHEELKALRDLTEEDAKEIEASKFDLAYVALDGNIGCMVNGAGLAMSTMDIIKLYGAEPANFLDVGGGASKEKVTAAFKIITADPAVKGILVNIFGGIMRCDVIAEGVIAAVKEVGLAVPLVVRLEGTNVREGKAILDQSGLNVISADDLDDAAQKIVKAVQG encoded by the coding sequence ATGAACATCCACGAACACCAGGCCAAAGAGCTGCTCAAGTCCTACGGTGCGCCGGTCGCTGCGGGCGTGGCGATTTTCTCGGCTGACGAAGCCGAGGCTGCTGCCAAGTCGCTGCCGGGTCCGCTTTATGTGGTCAAGAGCCAGATCCATGCCGGTGGGCGCGGCAAGGGCAAGTTCAAGGAACTGGGGCCCGACGCCAAGGGCGGCGTGCGCCTCGCCAAGACCATCGACGATGTCGTGGCCTTCTCCAAGGAAATGCTGGGCAACACCTTGGTGACCAAGCAGACCGGGGAAGCCGGTAAGCAGGTCAATCGCCTCTATATCGAAGACGGCGCCGATATTGCCCGCGAGCTTTACACCTCGCTGCTGGTCGATCGTACCACTGGCCGCGTTTCCTTCGTGATCTCGACCGAAGGCGGCATGGATATCGAAGCGGTGGCGCATGATACGCCCGAAAAGATCATCGCCGTCGATATCGACCCGACCACTGGCGTCACCGAAGCCAACATTGCCGAGATCGTTGCGGCGCTCAAGCTCGATGGCGATGCCAAGGCGGATGCGGCCAAGCTGTTCCCGATCCTCTACAAGGCCTTCACCGATACCGACATGAGCCTGTTGGAAGTGAACCCGCTGATCGTGATGACCGACGGGCATCTGCGCGTGCTCGACGCCAAGGTGAGCTTCGACAACAACGCCGCCTTCCGCCATGAAGAGCTGAAGGCCCTGCGCGACCTCACCGAGGAAGACGCCAAGGAAATCGAAGCCTCCAAGTTCGACCTCGCTTATGTGGCGCTGGACGGCAATATCGGCTGCATGGTCAATGGCGCAGGCCTTGCCATGTCCACCATGGACATCATCAAGCTCTATGGCGCCGAGCCCGCCAACTTCCTCGACGTTGGCGGCGGCGCCTCCAAGGAGAAGGTGACGGCGGCGTTCAAGATCATCACGGCCGATCCGGCGGTGAAGGGCATTCTGGTCAATATCTTTGGCGGCATCATGCGCTGTGACGTGATCGCCGAAGGCGTGATCGCTGCGGTCAAGGAAGTGGGTCTTGCCGTGCCGCTCGTGGTTCGTCTCGAAGGCACCAATGTCAGGGAAGGCAAGGCGATCCTGGATCAATCCGGCCTCAA